One Leclercia pneumoniae genomic region harbors:
- the wecA gene encoding UDP-N-acetylglucosamine--undecaprenyl-phosphate N-acetylglucosaminephosphotransferase, translating to MNLLTAVTELISIFLFTTCFLFVARKAAKRIGLVDKPNFRKRHQGLIPLVGGISVYAGICFTFSIADYYIPHAALYLGCAGVLVLVGALDDRYDISVKVRASIQAAIGIVMMAVGNLYLSSLGHIFGSWEMVLGPFGYFLTLFAVWAAINAFNMVDGIDGLLGGLSSVSFGAIGIILWFDGQYSLSMWSFAMIAAILPYILLNLGVLGRRYKVFMGDAGSTLIGFTVIWILLETTQGKTHPISPVTALWIIAIPLMDMVAIMYRRLRKGMSPFSPDRQHIHHLIMRAGFTSRQAFVLITLAAALLAAIGVVAEYSHFVPEWVMLVLFLLAFFLYGYCIKRAWKVARFIKRVKRRMRRNSSSNQT from the coding sequence GTGAATTTACTCACTGCGGTGACTGAGCTAATCAGTATTTTTCTGTTCACGACCTGCTTCTTATTCGTTGCACGTAAGGCGGCAAAAAGAATCGGGTTGGTGGATAAGCCCAACTTTCGTAAGCGCCATCAGGGCCTGATACCGCTGGTTGGAGGGATTTCCGTATATGCGGGGATCTGTTTTACCTTCAGTATTGCCGATTACTATATACCGCACGCAGCTCTCTATTTGGGATGCGCAGGTGTACTGGTGCTCGTGGGAGCCCTCGACGATCGCTACGACATCAGTGTAAAGGTTCGGGCATCAATCCAGGCCGCGATCGGTATCGTCATGATGGCCGTCGGCAATCTCTATCTCAGCAGCCTGGGCCATATCTTTGGCTCGTGGGAGATGGTGCTTGGGCCATTCGGTTATTTCCTGACGCTATTTGCCGTCTGGGCGGCGATTAACGCTTTCAATATGGTCGACGGCATAGATGGTTTGCTGGGCGGCCTTTCCAGCGTCTCATTCGGTGCTATTGGCATCATCCTGTGGTTTGACGGCCAATACAGCCTCTCCATGTGGAGTTTTGCCATGATCGCCGCCATCCTGCCTTACATCCTGCTTAATCTCGGGGTGCTGGGACGTCGTTATAAAGTGTTTATGGGCGACGCAGGTAGCACGCTGATTGGTTTTACCGTTATCTGGATATTGCTCGAAACCACCCAGGGTAAAACGCACCCCATCAGCCCGGTAACGGCGCTCTGGATCATCGCCATCCCATTGATGGACATGGTGGCCATTATGTATCGCCGTCTGCGTAAAGGGATGAGTCCCTTCTCGCCAGACCGTCAGCATATTCATCATTTGATCATGCGCGCAGGGTTTACTTCGCGTCAGGCTTTTGTCCTTATCACCTTAGCCGCTGCACTTCTGGCAGCCATCGGCGTTGTAGCAGAATATTCCCATTTCGTCCCTGAGTGGGTGATGTTGGTATTATTCTTGCTAGCATTCTTCCTGTATGGCTACTGTATTAAGCGCGCCTGGAAGGTTGCGCGGTTTATTAAACGTGTTAAACGCCGGATGCGTCGTAACAGTAGCAGCAATCAAACTTAA